The proteins below are encoded in one region of Streptomyces sp. NBC_00490:
- a CDS encoding cytochrome P450 encodes MSPDSTTRPLCPMHRISLPEHGPPRLGTLATGTPVWLVTRYAEVRQVLMDPRFDRSSLHAPNAPPLLVVPNLLDDPDGLINQDGPAHQLLRGTVQRAFTPRAIARWRPWVGSVVTSLLDDFAAQPQPADIIEGFTRPLPVSVICRLMGLDHVDRERIRHWADHALSGGAHQASEVIEAMTEFGMFAAGLIAERRKEPGDDLVSGLVAAGDELGIEERRLITLVCGLVVAGHETTMTSLGNAVVYLLTDGRDGWPLLARDEESAAVAAEQLLRTVPLSEGRVLPGLIRRAVEDVEVGGVLIPAGAVVALQTNTASRDPDVFPPGLPDLSAPLTAPSITFGAGPHHCLGAWLARLELELALHQLAVRFPGLRAEFTPETIEWRVGQMTRSPLRLPVSW; translated from the coding sequence ATGAGTCCAGACAGCACGACCCGGCCGCTCTGCCCCATGCACCGCATCAGCCTCCCCGAGCACGGGCCGCCCCGCCTCGGCACCCTCGCGACCGGCACCCCGGTGTGGCTCGTGACCCGGTACGCCGAGGTGCGTCAGGTGCTCATGGACCCGCGGTTCGACCGGAGCTCCCTGCACGCCCCGAACGCCCCGCCCCTGCTCGTCGTCCCCAACCTGCTGGACGACCCCGACGGCCTGATCAACCAGGACGGTCCCGCCCACCAGCTGCTGCGCGGCACCGTGCAGCGGGCGTTCACCCCGCGGGCCATCGCCCGCTGGCGGCCCTGGGTGGGCTCGGTGGTCACCTCGCTCCTCGACGACTTCGCCGCACAGCCGCAACCGGCCGACATCATCGAGGGATTCACCCGGCCGCTGCCCGTGTCGGTGATCTGCCGGCTGATGGGCCTGGACCACGTGGACCGCGAACGGATCCGGCACTGGGCCGACCACGCCCTGTCCGGCGGAGCGCACCAGGCAAGCGAAGTGATCGAGGCGATGACGGAGTTCGGCATGTTCGCCGCCGGGCTGATCGCCGAGCGGCGCAAGGAACCGGGCGACGACCTGGTGAGCGGTCTCGTGGCAGCCGGCGACGAGCTGGGCATCGAGGAGCGGCGGCTGATCACGCTGGTCTGCGGGCTGGTCGTGGCCGGACACGAGACCACCATGACCTCGCTCGGCAACGCCGTCGTCTACCTCCTCACCGACGGACGGGACGGATGGCCGCTGCTCGCCCGCGACGAGGAGTCTGCGGCGGTGGCGGCCGAACAGCTGCTGCGCACCGTCCCGCTCAGCGAGGGGAGGGTGCTGCCGGGTCTGATCCGGCGCGCGGTCGAGGACGTCGAGGTCGGCGGGGTGCTGATCCCCGCGGGCGCTGTGGTCGCCCTCCAGACCAACACCGCGAGCCGCGACCCCGACGTCTTCCCGCCGGGCCTGCCCGACCTCTCCGCACCCCTGACCGCGCCGAGCATCACCTTCGGTGCCGGCCCCCACCACTGCCTCGGTGCCTGGCTCGCCCGTCTCGAACTCGAACTCGCCCTGCACCAGTTGGCCGTGCGCTTCCCGGGGCTACGGGCCGAGTTCACACCGGAGACGATCGAATGGCGGGTGGGGCAGATGACACGCAGTCCGCTGCGTCTGCCCGTGTCGTGGTGA